Proteins encoded by one window of Rouxiella chamberiensis:
- a CDS encoding ABC transporter substrate-binding protein gives MKRRTFLAGTVLAGATLFGTFFPAVSGLGMASAATLTKVTFIQEWPVADGFWIPWILGKEKGFYTQEGIDLDIVAPPTVADTMKFLGTGRANVAFTTVMDIIFAKEQGAPVQAIGRYGKENNWGIISAQGKPFTVAELKGKSVGIYNDAWTKAQLALMLKSAGLTLNDVQMVTAADDTVPLLLQKRVDVITGITNAEGTEMTTTGKQKPEFLPAIAHGVPNTPIFMLAGNQTWLKEHPDVAKAFMRATVKSIAYAVAHPDEGVQAFANAYSKAYDPVYIKQQWADTMPLLAPADSASLAQEAATWQTLLTAIKAEGIVKAPLPADQYFTNQYLP, from the coding sequence ATGAAAAGACGTACATTTTTAGCTGGGACCGTTTTGGCGGGTGCAACGCTTTTCGGCACCTTTTTTCCGGCAGTCAGCGGGCTTGGCATGGCCTCGGCGGCGACTCTCACCAAGGTGACCTTTATTCAGGAATGGCCGGTGGCGGATGGCTTCTGGATCCCGTGGATTTTAGGCAAGGAAAAAGGGTTCTACACGCAGGAAGGGATTGATCTCGACATTGTCGCGCCGCCGACGGTCGCGGATACCATGAAATTCCTCGGCACGGGGCGCGCGAATGTCGCCTTTACCACGGTCATGGACATCATCTTTGCCAAAGAACAGGGCGCGCCGGTTCAGGCCATTGGCCGTTATGGCAAAGAGAACAACTGGGGCATTATCAGTGCGCAGGGCAAACCTTTCACCGTGGCGGAATTAAAAGGTAAGAGCGTGGGCATTTACAACGATGCCTGGACCAAGGCCCAGCTGGCGCTGATGCTAAAAAGTGCCGGTCTGACCCTGAACGATGTGCAGATGGTAACGGCGGCCGATGATACCGTGCCGCTGCTGCTGCAAAAACGCGTCGACGTCATCACCGGTATTACCAACGCCGAAGGCACAGAAATGACCACGACCGGCAAGCAGAAGCCCGAATTCCTGCCTGCCATCGCCCACGGCGTGCCGAATACGCCTATCTTTATGCTGGCCGGAAACCAGACGTGGCTGAAGGAACATCCCGACGTCGCCAAAGCCTTTATGCGCGCCACAGTAAAAAGTATTGCCTATGCCGTCGCGCATCCTGATGAGGGCGTGCAGGCTTTCGCCAACGCCTATAGCAAAGCCTATGATCCGGTCTACATCAAACAGCAATGGGCCGACACCATGCCGTTGCTGGCACCGGCCGACAGCGCCTCGCTGGCGCAGGAAGCCGCCACCTGGCAAACCCTGCTGACCGCCATCAAAGCCGAAGGCATTGTCAAGGCGCCACTGCCTGCGGATCAGTACTTCACCAACCAGTATCTGCCATAA
- a CDS encoding M24 family metallopeptidase: MPASSMKPAWGYRPGPDVAFEAPQGLRAAQRLAKAAALSAVAAARAGIAENEVEEQVHSYFRQHGATGIWTITNVGLGENTRVCFPTQGPSDKRAAEQDVLMVDVHPITADGSWGDCTRCAVIGDYPEAAQALGDLERIHYETLALCRPGMPANELFGLSHERLTREGFILLDALGNIGHSLTAGAAYTHGFIDAGNATPMWGAWAIEPFAQRGEVAVKVEDVVWFGRDGCEIL, translated from the coding sequence ATGCCCGCTTCCTCAATGAAACCGGCCTGGGGTTATCGTCCCGGACCGGATGTCGCCTTCGAGGCACCGCAAGGTCTGCGGGCGGCGCAGCGTCTGGCCAAAGCGGCTGCGCTGTCTGCGGTCGCCGCTGCCCGTGCCGGAATTGCCGAGAATGAGGTCGAAGAACAGGTTCACAGTTACTTTCGACAGCACGGCGCGACAGGCATCTGGACCATTACCAACGTCGGGCTTGGCGAAAATACCCGCGTCTGTTTTCCAACGCAGGGACCCAGCGACAAGAGGGCGGCCGAGCAGGATGTCCTGATGGTCGATGTGCATCCCATTACCGCCGACGGGTCTTGGGGCGACTGCACGCGCTGCGCCGTCATCGGTGACTATCCCGAAGCGGCGCAGGCACTCGGCGACCTCGAGAGAATCCATTATGAGACGCTGGCGCTGTGTCGGCCCGGCATGCCGGCAAACGAACTCTTTGGCCTTTCCCATGAACGTCTCACACGGGAAGGTTTTATCCTGCTCGATGCGCTCGGCAATATCGGCCATTCATTGACGGCGGGCGCGGCTTATACCCATGGCTTTATCGACGCCGGAAACGCCACGCCGATGTGGGGTGCCTGGGCTATCGAGCCTTTTGCCCAGCGTGGCGAGGTGGCGGTGAAAGTCGAAGATGTCGTGTGGTTTGGTCGCGATGGCTGCGAAATACTCTAG
- a CDS encoding ABC transporter ATP-binding protein codes for MSYPKLSLQQVTRRFGSMTALAATNLEVEAGEFVCVVGPSGCGKSTLFNLISGVLKPDTGKILIDNQDVTGSSGHVGYMLQKDLLLPWMTVIDNIVLGAILKGGASKTQREAGKALAERYGLGEFIHHYPAALSGGMRQRVALMRTLAMQHEIMLLDEPFGALDSQTRLSMQQWLLTVWSEQKRTVIFVTHDIDEAVYLADRVVVMSPRPGRIREILKVDIPRPRPLSSLTSPEFTALKRQILDLIYNDNETQEVVAHGA; via the coding sequence ATGAGTTATCCCAAGCTGTCACTGCAACAGGTGACACGACGTTTTGGCAGCATGACGGCGCTTGCCGCCACCAATCTGGAGGTCGAGGCCGGTGAATTTGTCTGTGTCGTCGGGCCTTCCGGCTGCGGTAAAAGTACCTTGTTCAATCTGATTTCGGGGGTGCTGAAACCCGATACCGGCAAGATTCTGATTGATAATCAGGACGTCACCGGCAGCAGCGGTCACGTCGGCTATATGCTGCAAAAGGATTTGCTGCTGCCGTGGATGACAGTTATCGACAACATTGTGCTCGGCGCTATCCTCAAGGGCGGCGCGAGCAAGACGCAACGCGAGGCAGGAAAAGCGCTTGCCGAACGCTATGGGTTGGGCGAATTTATCCATCATTATCCGGCGGCGCTGTCGGGCGGCATGCGCCAGCGCGTTGCGCTGATGCGCACACTGGCCATGCAGCACGAAATCATGCTGCTGGATGAACCCTTTGGCGCACTGGATTCGCAAACGCGCCTGTCGATGCAGCAGTGGTTGCTGACCGTATGGTCGGAGCAGAAGCGCACGGTGATTTTCGTAACCCATGATATCGATGAAGCCGTGTATCTGGCCGATCGCGTCGTTGTCATGTCGCCAAGACCCGGGCGCATTCGTGAAATCCTCAAGGTCGATATTCCGCGTCCACGGCCGCTTTCCAGCCTGACCAGCCCTGAATTCACGGCACTCAAGCGGCAGATCCTCGATTTAATCTACAACGATAACGAGACACAGGAAGTTGTTGCCCATGGCGCTTGA
- a CDS encoding ABC transporter permease has translation MALEHRPNLVRKLLFPLGGPLAALLLVLLVWDVAVRVYQIPAYVLPSPEQTWDHMIADLPVLMQGFRITFVTFLMGFVLGAGAGFIFAVLMDATPWIRAVLYPILIASQAVPVIAIAAALTIWLGFGLAPKLVIVALVVFFPVVVNVLDGLNSVDKDMLNLVKSMGGSRWSIFRYVKLPATYTPLFSALKLSATFSVTGAVIGEWTASTSGGLGAYLLQANSRLNTAGTFSAIAFLALLGVVSFLLVILLEYIMTPWRSSSKARRWGLFPYKD, from the coding sequence ATGGCGCTTGAACATCGTCCCAACCTTGTACGCAAGCTGTTGTTTCCTCTCGGCGGTCCGCTTGCCGCGTTGCTTTTGGTGTTGCTGGTGTGGGATGTCGCGGTGCGCGTCTACCAGATACCGGCGTATGTTCTGCCGTCGCCGGAGCAGACGTGGGATCACATGATTGCCGACCTGCCGGTGCTGATGCAGGGTTTTCGCATTACCTTCGTGACCTTCCTGATGGGCTTTGTGCTGGGTGCCGGAGCCGGATTTATCTTCGCGGTGCTGATGGATGCCACGCCCTGGATCCGTGCCGTGCTGTATCCGATACTGATAGCCAGTCAGGCGGTGCCGGTGATTGCCATCGCGGCGGCATTGACCATCTGGCTGGGCTTCGGCCTTGCGCCGAAACTGGTGATTGTTGCGCTGGTGGTGTTTTTCCCGGTGGTCGTCAACGTGCTCGACGGGCTTAACTCGGTGGATAAAGACATGCTGAATCTGGTGAAGTCGATGGGCGGATCCCGCTGGAGCATCTTCCGCTATGTAAAACTTCCTGCAACCTACACGCCGCTGTTTTCCGCACTCAAACTCTCGGCGACTTTCAGCGTGACCGGTGCGGTCATCGGTGAATGGACCGCGTCAACCAGCGGCGGTCTCGGCGCGTATCTGTTGCAGGCCAACTCACGCCTCAACACTGCCGGAACCTTTTCGGCCATCGCGTTTCTGGCGCTGCTCGGCGTCGTGAGTTTCCTGCTGGTGATTTTGCTGGAATACATCATGACGCCGTGGCGCAGTTCGTCAAAGGCGCGCAGGTGGGGCCTGTTCCCCTACAAGGACTAG